In the genome of Tetrapisispora phaffii CBS 4417 chromosome 14, complete genome, one region contains:
- the TPHA0N01370 gene encoding uncharacterized protein: MRLIYTILCSLLPLCFLAFALPMENTLINNAIGVKNLYKTLDAVWKDNFFVNLFRMVSAGETFVEIPELNDYEMYTWWAKYNNEVNQTVMEQENSVVGNKWYIEGINFMDYKASDHKSLLKNLNRKFKSLLGYMPGFFVLSVTNTNVYEGYEEYFHL; this comes from the coding sequence ATGAGACTAATATACACTATACTTTGTTCACTGCTACCACTATGTTTTCTCGCATTTGCACTGCCAATGGAGAACACTCTGATAAACAATGCAATTGGAGTGAAGAATCTTTACAAAACATTGGATGCTGTTTGGAAAGATAACTTCTTCGTAAACTTGTTTCGAATGGTCTCTGCAGGAGAGACTTTTGTAGAAATACCGGAATTGAATGATTATGAAATGTATACTTGGTGGGCCAAATACAATAATGAAGTCAATCAAACGGTGATGGAACAAGAGAACTCGGTTGTTGGTAATAAATGGTACATTGAAGGAATTAACTTCATGGATTATAAAGCGTCAGATCATAAAAGtttgttgaaaaatttgaatagaAAGTTTAAAAGTTTACTTGGCTACATGCCGGGGTTCTTTGTTTTGTCTGTAACAAACACAAATGTCTACGAGGGTTATGAGGAATACTTCCATTTATAA